The following are encoded in a window of Syngnathus scovelli strain Florida chromosome 4, RoL_Ssco_1.2, whole genome shotgun sequence genomic DNA:
- the LOC125967233 gene encoding LOW QUALITY PROTEIN: tetraspanin-18B-like (The sequence of the model RefSeq protein was modified relative to this genomic sequence to represent the inferred CDS: inserted 1 base in 1 codon) has protein sequence MEGDCLSCMKYLTFIFNFLIFVGGSFMLALGVWVLVDPMGFREIVAAXVFMSTYVILTIGAMLFLLGFLGCCGAIRENKCLLLIFFMFILFIFLTELAAATLAFFFREHLTREYFTRELKHHYQGYNTTDVFTSTWNAIMTTFDCCGVSGPEDFEVSLFRFVNPNKMTPDACCQESSYQGHMEYISMLQCVSGNPAFQNNKGCYSAMMDSFETYLYTAGAFAIVVLTIELFAMVFALCLYCGTETQVHSKHDKATG, from the exons ATGGAGGGTGACTGCCTCAGCTGCATGAAGTACCTGACATTCATCTTCAACTTCCTCATCTTT GTAGGAGGCTCCTTCATGCTGGCTCttggtgtttgggtgctggTGGACCCGATGGGCTTCAGAGAAATTGTAGCAG AAGTGTTCATGAGCACCTACGTCATCTTGACCATCGGCGCAATGTTGTTCCTGCTGGGCTTCCTGGGCTGCTGTGGAGCCATACGCGAGAACAAATGTCTCTTACTTATT TTCTTCATGTTCATCCTTTTCATCTTCCTGACTGAGCTGGCAGCTGCCACACTGGCTTTCTTCTTCAGGGAGCAT TTAACCAGAGAGTATTTCACTCGGGAGCTAAAGCACCATTATCAAGGTTATAACACCACTGATGTCTTCACCTCTACATGGAATGCCATCATGACCACA TTTGACTGTTGTGGAGTAAGCGGCCCTGAGGACTTTGAAGTGAGTCTATTCAGGTTCGTCAACCCCAATAAGATGACACCTGATGCCTGTTGCCAGGAGAGCAGCTACCAAGGACACATGGAGTATATCAGCATGTTGCAGTGTGTTAGTGGAAACCCTGCCTTTCAGAACAACAAG GGCTGTTACTCTGCAATGATGGATTCCTTTGAGACATACCTTTACACAGCAGGAGCATTTGCCATTGTGGTGTTGACAATCGAG CTCTTCGCCATGGTGTTTGCATTGTGTTTATATTGCGGCACAGAGACCCAAGTGCACAGCAAACACGACAAGGCCACAGGCTGA